The Deltaproteobacteria bacterium genome has a window encoding:
- a CDS encoding zf-HC2 domain-containing protein — translation MALDCTHIDELLLDYLYEELAPAERQEVEAHLAGCPKCAEQVAGFQRTRAKVRDLEEVEPPRGVSALLLEEAEKAARPRAVGLGARLRGFFQLLVLHPAMAAAVTLVAVLGVSFYVYQQGLPGSKQPDVDPLTLEGRVEKLAAKQEPAAGAPAAATSPSTEGGEKNVAAAEGENAPAGAAAVARKEDQAEGEGEKDRSGALGGLSSGDGRRGHAAPKSPAVARRARGRKTVDDLVSRGPAPRDDAPLYAKAKDGTKGQGAAPAEPKGSPPKAEPRPAPARELPSQRRVAEQAPAPKPMGGASGAANARQEAPEAQAAPTVAARPRLQPPVMTPQASSASSLRQQAQRQARNIGDVGSGKTGVWGNTKPRSVAAAPRPAPPPAPGSRSLDGYRGGAGAAGAKASQDADEERGESARRADRPSGADKKEAAAKAAPAKKVAERRASFVALGDQAVAQGRCALALEHYSRALKEQPGLLTSVTVRLGRCVADLRKARAKFPQLAKLVEAQLEAEARRASRAKARAPSESKAGVKAAVKAKAKAKAKAGKAAGEAADAYKSAE, via the coding sequence ATGGCGCTGGACTGTACCCATATCGACGAGCTCCTCCTCGACTATCTGTACGAGGAGCTCGCGCCTGCCGAGCGGCAGGAGGTCGAGGCCCACCTCGCCGGCTGCCCGAAGTGCGCCGAGCAGGTGGCGGGCTTCCAGCGCACGCGCGCGAAGGTGCGCGACCTCGAGGAGGTCGAGCCGCCGCGGGGAGTGAGCGCGCTCCTGCTCGAGGAGGCGGAGAAGGCCGCGCGGCCGCGGGCCGTGGGGCTCGGCGCGCGCCTGCGGGGCTTCTTCCAGCTCCTCGTGCTGCATCCGGCGATGGCCGCGGCGGTGACGCTCGTGGCGGTGCTCGGTGTCAGCTTCTACGTCTATCAACAGGGGCTGCCGGGTTCGAAGCAACCCGATGTGGACCCGCTCACGCTCGAGGGGCGCGTGGAGAAGCTCGCGGCCAAGCAGGAGCCGGCGGCGGGAGCGCCGGCCGCGGCGACGAGCCCGAGCACCGAGGGGGGAGAGAAGAACGTGGCGGCGGCGGAGGGGGAGAACGCACCCGCGGGTGCCGCGGCGGTGGCGCGGAAGGAGGACCAGGCGGAAGGGGAGGGCGAGAAGGATCGCAGCGGCGCTCTCGGAGGGCTCTCGTCGGGGGACGGACGGCGGGGCCACGCGGCGCCGAAGAGCCCGGCCGTGGCGCGACGGGCTCGCGGGCGAAAGACGGTGGACGACCTGGTGAGCCGTGGGCCCGCACCTCGGGACGACGCGCCGCTCTACGCCAAGGCGAAGGATGGCACGAAGGGACAAGGGGCCGCGCCCGCCGAGCCGAAGGGCTCTCCTCCCAAGGCCGAGCCGCGGCCGGCCCCCGCGCGCGAGTTGCCGAGTCAAAGGCGGGTCGCAGAGCAGGCCCCGGCGCCGAAGCCCATGGGCGGCGCGAGCGGGGCTGCGAACGCTCGACAGGAAGCGCCCGAGGCGCAGGCGGCACCGACGGTCGCGGCGCGGCCGAGATTGCAGCCGCCGGTGATGACGCCGCAGGCCTCGTCGGCCTCGTCGCTCCGGCAGCAGGCGCAGCGACAGGCGCGCAACATCGGGGACGTCGGCAGCGGCAAGACGGGCGTGTGGGGGAACACGAAGCCTCGCAGCGTGGCGGCGGCTCCGCGTCCGGCTCCTCCGCCAGCCCCGGGGAGCCGTTCGCTCGACGGATATCGCGGCGGCGCGGGGGCGGCGGGCGCGAAGGCGAGCCAGGATGCCGACGAGGAGCGGGGCGAGAGCGCGCGCCGGGCGGACCGCCCCTCGGGCGCGGACAAGAAGGAAGCCGCCGCCAAAGCGGCTCCGGCCAAGAAGGTCGCCGAGCGGCGCGCGAGCTTCGTGGCGCTCGGGGATCAGGCCGTGGCGCAAGGGCGCTGCGCGCTGGCGCTCGAGCACTACAGCCGGGCTCTCAAGGAGCAGCCCGGACTGCTCACCAGCGTGACTGTACGCCTCGGGCGCTGCGTGGCCGACCTGCGCAAGGCCCGCGCGAAGTTCCCGCAGCTCGCGAAGCTCGTGGAGGCCCAGCTCGAGGCCGAGGCGCGCCGCGCCTCCCGCGCCAAGGCCCGCGCTCCGAGCGAGTCGAAGGCGGGGGTCAAGGCAGCCGTCAAGGCCAAGGCGAAAGCCAAGGCCAAGGCCGGCAAGGCCGCGGGCGAGGCGGCCGACGCCTACAAGAGCGCCGAGTAG
- a CDS encoding RNA polymerase sigma factor, which translates to MTAVTQRRAETPVGLEELGDEDLMEAYQRGDSRAFGVLLKRHQRPVYNFLVRHVGSPSAAEDLLQEVFLRVIKGAGVYKRDAKFTTWLYTIARNLCVDQARRGKHRKASSLDQPVNPGGEGNRTVGDCVPDKGPAVDRQVIGRHLQGRIKEAIGSLSEEQREVFLMRETLDLPFKEIAEIVGCPENTVKSRMRYALEHLRLQLEEYEDLARATR; encoded by the coding sequence ATGACCGCCGTTACGCAGCGTCGGGCGGAGACTCCGGTGGGGCTGGAAGAGCTCGGTGACGAAGACCTGATGGAGGCCTACCAGCGAGGCGATAGCCGCGCGTTCGGGGTGCTCCTGAAGCGTCACCAGCGGCCGGTCTACAACTTTCTCGTGCGGCACGTGGGCAGTCCCTCGGCCGCCGAGGATCTCCTGCAGGAGGTGTTTCTGCGGGTGATCAAGGGCGCGGGAGTCTACAAACGTGACGCCAAGTTCACCACGTGGCTCTACACCATCGCCCGCAACCTGTGCGTGGACCAGGCGCGGCGCGGCAAGCACCGCAAGGCGAGCTCGCTCGATCAGCCGGTCAACCCGGGGGGCGAAGGGAATCGCACCGTCGGAGATTGCGTCCCCGACAAGGGGCCGGCCGTGGACCGTCAGGTGATCGGGCGGCACCTGCAGGGGCGCATCAAGGAGGCGATCGGCTCCTTGAGCGAAGAGCAGCGGGAGGTGTTTCTGATGCGCGAGACGCTGGACCTACCGTTCAAGGAGATCGCGGAGATCGTGGGCTGCCCGGAGAACACGGTGAAGAGCCGCATGCGGTACGCGCTCGAGCACCTGCGGCTGCAGCTCGAGGAGTACGAGGACCTGGCCCGGGCCACGAGATAA
- the rsmA gene encoding ribosomal RNA small subunit methyltransferase A — translation MYPSPPELLRRHGLYPKKPWGQCFLHDPQVVARIVAAAELREDDWVVEVGAGLGSLTVALAERVARVVAVERDRDLVAVLRSELAAYPRIELVEGNALTFDFRGFDRKVVVVGNLPYHIGTEILFRVLEQRAGVRSATFMLQKEVAQRLAAAPGSRVYGAPSVLCQRVAEVSLRLTVGRGAFTPPPRVDSAVVHLAFRDAPQVEVDDAHFSRVVHAAFSARRKTLKRALAARFPVEAVTEALAAAGVRPEQRGETLSVVEFGRLALALQAPQDPLR, via the coding sequence GTGTACCCCTCCCCGCCCGAGCTGCTCCGTCGCCACGGGCTCTACCCCAAGAAGCCCTGGGGCCAGTGTTTCCTCCACGATCCTCAGGTCGTGGCCCGCATCGTGGCCGCGGCCGAGCTGCGCGAGGACGACTGGGTCGTGGAGGTCGGGGCGGGGCTCGGCTCGCTCACGGTGGCGCTGGCCGAGCGGGTCGCGCGCGTGGTGGCCGTCGAGCGGGACCGCGACCTCGTGGCCGTGTTGCGAAGCGAGCTCGCCGCCTACCCGCGCATCGAGCTGGTCGAGGGGAACGCGCTGACCTTCGACTTCCGCGGCTTCGACCGGAAGGTGGTGGTGGTCGGCAACCTCCCCTATCACATCGGCACGGAGATCCTCTTTCGCGTGCTCGAGCAGCGGGCCGGCGTGCGCTCGGCCACCTTCATGCTGCAAAAGGAGGTCGCGCAGCGGCTGGCCGCGGCCCCGGGCTCGCGCGTCTACGGGGCGCCGAGCGTGCTCTGTCAGCGGGTGGCCGAGGTCAGCCTGCGTCTCACCGTCGGGCGCGGGGCCTTCACGCCGCCGCCGCGCGTGGACTCGGCCGTGGTGCACCTCGCGTTTCGCGACGCGCCGCAGGTGGAGGTGGACGACGCCCACTTCTCGCGCGTGGTGCACGCGGCATTTTCGGCCCGCCGCAAGACGCTCAAGCGGGCCCTCGCGGCGCGCTTTCCGGTCGAGGCCGTCACGGAAGCCCTCGCGGCCGCCGGCGTGCGCCCCGAGCAGCGCGGCGAGACCCTGAGCGTGGTCGAGTTCGGCCGCCTGGCTCTCGCGCTTCAAGCTCCGCAGGACCCCCTCCGCTGA
- a CDS encoding aminotransferase class V-fold PLP-dependent enzyme: protein MTAPPPEPDTLRSLWSLDPDVVYLNHGGFGACPRPLLAAQAEHRARIERNPAAFFQRDWLLLQDEVLQALGAFVGAEPEDLALLTNATTGVNTVLASLRLGPGDELLVTDHEYRAVTNAAVAAAERAGARVVVAEVPFPVPDEESVVAAVLARVTERTRLALIDHVTSVSGMRFPVERLVPALQSRGVDVLVDGAHALGMLPLALDRLGAAYYTGNAHKWLCTPKGAAFLHVRRDRQEHLRPLVVSHGATLTGRGRSRFRLEADWTGTTDVTPYLCIPEAIRFFETLLPGGWTELRARNHALVVAGRRVLLDALGLVPGCPEALLGAMAALPLPARRGPGGQAPYFLEPLQEALALRFRIEVPVAGWPGPTGRTLRISAQLYNRLEDYEALAHALRALPPDLSI from the coding sequence GTGACCGCGCCGCCTCCAGAACCCGACACGCTTCGCTCGCTCTGGTCCCTCGATCCCGACGTGGTGTACCTGAACCACGGCGGCTTCGGCGCGTGCCCGCGTCCGCTGCTCGCCGCGCAGGCCGAGCATCGCGCCCGCATCGAGCGCAACCCGGCCGCCTTCTTTCAACGCGACTGGCTCCTCTTGCAGGACGAGGTGCTGCAGGCGCTCGGCGCGTTCGTGGGGGCCGAGCCCGAGGACCTCGCGCTCCTGACGAACGCCACCACGGGCGTCAACACCGTGCTGGCCTCGCTGCGCCTTGGCCCCGGAGACGAGCTGCTCGTCACGGATCACGAGTACCGAGCCGTGACCAACGCCGCCGTCGCAGCGGCCGAGCGGGCCGGCGCGCGCGTGGTCGTGGCGGAGGTCCCCTTCCCCGTCCCCGACGAGGAGAGCGTGGTCGCGGCGGTGCTCGCGCGCGTGACCGAGCGAACGCGCCTGGCGCTGATCGATCACGTCACGAGCGTCTCGGGGATGCGGTTCCCCGTGGAGCGGCTCGTCCCCGCGCTTCAGAGCCGCGGCGTGGACGTGCTCGTGGACGGCGCGCACGCGCTCGGCATGCTCCCGCTCGCGCTCGACCGGCTGGGCGCCGCCTACTACACCGGCAACGCGCACAAGTGGCTCTGTACCCCGAAGGGGGCCGCGTTTCTGCACGTGCGTCGCGATCGTCAGGAGCACCTGCGCCCGCTCGTCGTCAGCCACGGCGCAACGCTCACGGGCCGCGGACGTTCCCGCTTCCGCCTCGAGGCCGACTGGACCGGCACCACCGACGTCACGCCCTACCTCTGCATCCCCGAGGCGATCCGCTTCTTCGAGACGCTGCTCCCCGGCGGCTGGACCGAGCTCCGCGCGCGCAACCACGCCCTGGTGGTGGCCGGGCGCCGCGTGCTCCTCGACGCTCTCGGCCTCGTGCCGGGCTGCCCGGAGGCGCTCCTCGGCGCGATGGCCGCCCTCCCGCTCCCCGCGCGCCGCGGCCCCGGCGGTCAGGCTCCCTATTTCCTCGAGCCGCTGCAGGAGGCGCTCGCGCTGCGCTTCCGCATCGAGGTCCCCGTGGCCGGCTGGCCGGGGCCCACGGGTCGCACGCTGCGCATCTCGGCTCAGCTCTACAACCGGCTCGAGGACTACGAGGCCCTGGCGCACGCGCTGCGCGCCCTCCCGCCGGACCTTTCGATTTGA
- a CDS encoding DNRLRE domain-containing protein yields MVRPARLILLLLAVAGCRTVPTSVLLEVRAGPGLALPEELLLTIYDELGIARPAQRLAPTAGRAVSLPDTVVLYPPEGPTELRLHVVAKAGGRSIGEGVTSVTVRPAAQVSAVVTVSAGALPDGDRDQVPDAIDRCPTVPNPAQGACPTGDAGAVDASPGDAATDGRTDAPPADRGASDAPPRDLRTPDSRPPDSRPLDTRPPRDRALPDAPVPDQGGPVGTSFAATADTWVSASSPTVNYGTATTISADLVGPESQVFLRFSVTGLVGAVASARVRLYAVDPTWDGPQILRTGSSWSETTLTWNTKLAPQGSPLDDKGAITTDTWVDFDVTAAVTGNGTYNFVLIATSGDGADFTSREGTAAQRPRLTIVTK; encoded by the coding sequence GTGGTGCGTCCCGCTCGGCTGATACTCCTTCTCCTCGCCGTGGCGGGCTGCCGGACGGTACCCACCAGCGTCCTCCTCGAGGTGCGCGCGGGCCCCGGGCTCGCCCTCCCCGAGGAGCTGCTCCTCACGATCTACGACGAGCTCGGGATAGCCCGCCCGGCGCAGCGCCTCGCGCCGACCGCGGGCCGGGCGGTCTCGCTGCCCGACACGGTCGTGCTCTATCCGCCCGAGGGACCGACGGAGCTCCGGCTGCACGTCGTGGCGAAGGCCGGCGGTCGCTCGATCGGCGAGGGGGTCACCTCCGTCACGGTGCGCCCCGCGGCCCAGGTCTCGGCCGTGGTGACCGTCTCTGCCGGCGCTCTGCCCGACGGCGATCGCGACCAGGTGCCGGATGCAATCGACCGCTGCCCGACGGTGCCGAACCCGGCGCAGGGCGCCTGCCCCACAGGCGACGCCGGCGCGGTCGACGCCTCCCCGGGCGACGCCGCCACCGACGGGCGCACCGACGCACCACCCGCGGACCGCGGAGCGAGCGACGCGCCGCCACGCGACCTGCGCACACCGGACAGCCGCCCCCCCGACAGTCGACCGCTCGACACGCGACCTCCAAGGGACCGCGCGCTGCCCGACGCTCCGGTGCCGGACCAGGGAGGCCCGGTCGGTACGAGCTTCGCCGCCACGGCCGACACCTGGGTGAGCGCGTCGTCGCCCACGGTGAACTACGGCACGGCCACCACGATCTCGGCGGACCTGGTCGGCCCCGAGAGCCAGGTCTTTCTGCGCTTCAGCGTGACCGGCCTCGTCGGCGCCGTCGCCTCGGCGCGCGTTCGGCTCTACGCCGTAGACCCGACCTGGGACGGCCCTCAGATCCTGCGCACCGGCTCGAGCTGGAGCGAGACCACGCTCACGTGGAACACCAAGCTCGCGCCCCAGGGGAGCCCCCTCGACGACAAGGGGGCCATCACCACGGACACCTGGGTGGACTTCGACGTGACGGCCGCCGTCACCGGCAACGGGACCTACAACTTCGTGCTCATCGCCACCTCGGGCGACGGAGCCGACTTCACCTCCCGCGAGGGGACGGCGGCGCAGCGCCCGCGACTCACCATCGTGACCAAGTAG
- a CDS encoding D-alanyl-D-alanine carboxypeptidase family protein, translated as MMHLRAPVRLAALLPLVGAWGLLACGVAPEPGSAERRRAEALCRRTLSAVYLRARPSPAGAKLAPEPLGGGTELLVLGELDGDAYRDGSRWSEVRVTRLPAADGRAELVGLSGFVASAYLGACLAPPLEPGVLALGQDFAGPDLLAPVTPRRALPESFFARYPDDLIWIPARYLRAASTYGTADLRLRASALGAFVRWAGDPFFTRAGRVLRASWVDGDNAAYRSLETQRALYAHYGASWAARPGCSEHHLGTAIDIAVREDGARETDPAILGELVRTARAHGFIQSFPPGSEEQTGIRPEWWHFRYVGRAAAAQHALRGSLPAPLFVDGLTRSERATLETGAHRDDAAFLEDAVAAWCAERALSTCFHDPRARGKLLDCRAGRVQTCEAGCVEVAGGHDRCAAPTREPE; from the coding sequence GTGATGCATTTGCGTGCGCCGGTTCGTCTCGCCGCTCTCCTCCCGCTCGTGGGGGCGTGGGGGCTCCTCGCCTGCGGCGTCGCTCCCGAGCCCGGGAGCGCGGAGAGGCGGCGCGCGGAGGCCCTCTGTCGGCGAACGCTCAGCGCCGTGTACCTGCGGGCGCGTCCGAGCCCGGCGGGGGCCAAGCTCGCGCCGGAGCCGCTCGGCGGCGGCACCGAGCTCCTCGTCCTCGGGGAGCTCGACGGGGACGCGTATCGCGACGGCAGCCGTTGGAGCGAGGTCCGCGTGACGCGGCTTCCGGCGGCGGACGGTCGCGCGGAGCTCGTGGGGCTCTCGGGCTTCGTGGCCTCGGCGTACCTCGGAGCGTGCCTCGCGCCGCCGCTCGAGCCGGGAGTCCTCGCGCTCGGGCAGGACTTCGCGGGTCCCGACCTCCTCGCGCCGGTGACTCCGCGTCGCGCGCTGCCGGAGAGCTTCTTCGCGCGCTACCCCGACGATCTGATCTGGATCCCGGCCCGCTACCTGCGTGCCGCGAGCACCTACGGGACCGCGGACCTCCGGCTGCGGGCCTCCGCGCTCGGGGCGTTCGTGCGATGGGCCGGCGACCCCTTCTTTACGCGCGCAGGGCGCGTGCTGCGCGCGAGCTGGGTCGACGGCGACAACGCCGCCTACCGCAGCCTCGAGACGCAGCGGGCGCTCTACGCGCACTACGGCGCGAGCTGGGCCGCGCGGCCCGGGTGCAGCGAGCACCACCTGGGCACGGCCATCGACATCGCGGTGCGCGAGGACGGCGCGCGCGAGACCGACCCCGCAATCCTCGGCGAGCTCGTGCGCACGGCGCGGGCTCATGGCTTCATCCAGAGCTTTCCGCCGGGCTCCGAGGAGCAGACGGGGATTCGCCCCGAGTGGTGGCACTTCCGCTACGTGGGACGAGCCGCCGCGGCGCAGCACGCGCTGCGGGGCAGCCTCCCCGCGCCGCTCTTCGTCGACGGACTGACGCGAAGCGAGCGGGCCACGCTCGAGACCGGCGCGCACCGCGATGACGCCGCGTTTCTCGAGGACGCCGTGGCCGCGTGGTGCGCCGAGCGGGCGCTTTCCACCTGCTTTCACGACCCGCGTGCGCGGGGCAAGCTGCTCGACTGCCGCGCGGGGCGCGTGCAGACCTGCGAGGCCGGCTGCGTCGAGGTCGCGGGCGGTCACGACCGTTGCGCCGCGCCGACGCGCGAGCCCGAGTGA
- a CDS encoding cytochrome c: MLPRPIVLALVVALGATVAGCAPMAPLPNGDDVRWATARDPKASLASLERGRDLYVMKCAGCHHLPPPDTHPPERWPTLVSRMIKDTALPEADVRLIALYLSSASARLRGGRSAAPASAQQ, from the coding sequence ATGCTCCCTCGCCCCATCGTGCTCGCGCTCGTGGTCGCACTCGGCGCGACGGTCGCCGGATGCGCTCCCATGGCGCCCCTGCCGAACGGGGACGACGTGCGCTGGGCCACCGCGCGAGATCCCAAGGCCAGCCTCGCGTCGCTCGAGAGGGGGCGCGACCTCTACGTGATGAAGTGCGCGGGCTGCCATCACCTGCCCCCGCCGGACACGCACCCTCCGGAGCGGTGGCCGACCCTCGTCTCGCGGATGATCAAGGACACCGCGCTCCCCGAGGCGGACGTGCGACTCATCGCGCTGTATCTCAGCTCGGCGAGCGCGCGGCTGCGCGGCGGTCGGTCGGCCGCGCCAGCCTCGGCCCAGCAGTAA
- a CDS encoding HDOD domain-containing protein, with amino-acid sequence MTDSSLIGATIGNYEVRSLVGEGGMGSVYLAEHRTIGRRVAIKVLSPHLSHLPGLTERFLVEAKTVARLEHPNIVGIYDFGQTEEGALYCIMEWLAGRELRAVLLERGRLSAVEAWPYLEQLCQALQAAHALGVVHRDLKPENIFVLDRQPLALKVLDFGIAKVTEAEGQKVTMTQPGMVVGTPQYMAPEQAAGHTDRVGPRTDLYAVGVLLYQMLAGRPPFLSESQAILLAMHLRDEPPPLAGLAPETPEAVVKLVASCLAKLPEERPASAAELAARYAEAIGLASGEPASAPLRREEPRAAAATPVPVDAGSVTVGLAAAPSARVIAAGFDRAQVGLAESATLALPGTPLPAAPLPAAPLPGTPLPGTLLLGTPLLGTPLPVPVPTEDDPVALAALLETLDRLMHEKRHFPPVLEGLAATATADERGNLSARQLAQTVLKDGTSSRKLLGLLNAAYFGRHGGRIRSLSRAVVMLGYEPVRTAAVGAALFPALGTRAEELTDSAVHGLLVALAAQLLAPQVGLTVHEEAFLVGLFSNLGRHLILHYLPERHAEVRRRMGAQRLDETAAARLVLGASFEAVSVGMASRWRLPAPLVEGMRSLPPEELERADETLRLRAVVGFARELVSSLGAPPGEQTAQTFDALLARYRAALGVDAPAVLKLVSLSLRVLHERTAQVVDLDWGASRLVKRAGAWLAQRQAESERTAAPTPTPRPGATEGARHAASRATVLHEGLGQIAEAVRTSAPVEGTLGLILDTAYHGLTFGRVVLFLLTADRSALLARGGRGEGVEALLGQLAVPVDPRGGDLFSRAILEQRDVVVEDCRDPQQARAIPNWYRNTFDAQAFLAYPIVVTMRPMGLLYADCPALRRQELPFFDKLRNQAVAALRGLRRS; translated from the coding sequence GTGACCGACAGCTCGCTCATCGGCGCGACCATCGGCAACTACGAGGTGCGTAGCCTCGTGGGCGAAGGGGGCATGGGCTCGGTCTACCTGGCCGAGCACCGCACGATCGGGCGGCGCGTGGCGATCAAGGTGCTCTCCCCGCACCTGTCGCACCTCCCGGGGCTGACGGAGCGTTTTCTCGTCGAGGCCAAGACCGTGGCGCGCCTCGAGCACCCGAACATCGTCGGGATCTACGACTTCGGTCAGACGGAGGAGGGGGCGCTCTATTGCATCATGGAGTGGCTCGCGGGGCGCGAGCTCCGCGCGGTGCTCCTCGAGCGGGGACGGCTGAGCGCGGTCGAGGCCTGGCCCTACCTGGAGCAGCTCTGTCAGGCGCTCCAGGCGGCGCACGCGCTCGGCGTCGTGCACCGCGACCTCAAGCCGGAGAACATCTTCGTCCTCGACCGGCAGCCGCTCGCGCTGAAGGTGCTGGACTTCGGCATCGCGAAGGTCACGGAGGCGGAGGGGCAGAAGGTCACCATGACGCAGCCGGGGATGGTGGTCGGGACGCCGCAGTACATGGCCCCCGAGCAGGCGGCGGGGCACACCGACCGCGTCGGGCCGCGCACCGATCTCTACGCCGTGGGCGTGCTGCTCTATCAGATGCTGGCGGGGCGACCGCCCTTTCTCTCGGAGTCGCAGGCCATCCTGCTGGCCATGCACCTGCGGGACGAGCCGCCGCCGCTCGCGGGCCTCGCCCCGGAGACCCCCGAGGCGGTGGTGAAGCTCGTCGCGAGCTGCCTGGCCAAGCTCCCCGAGGAGCGTCCGGCCTCGGCGGCGGAGCTGGCCGCGCGCTACGCCGAGGCGATCGGGCTGGCCTCGGGCGAGCCGGCCTCGGCTCCCCTCCGGCGCGAGGAGCCGCGGGCCGCGGCAGCGACTCCGGTGCCGGTGGATGCGGGCTCGGTGACGGTCGGTCTGGCCGCCGCTCCGTCGGCGCGGGTGATCGCCGCGGGCTTCGACCGCGCGCAGGTGGGGCTGGCCGAATCGGCGACGCTCGCCCTCCCCGGCACGCCGCTCCCCGCCGCGCCGCTTCCCGCCGCGCCGCTTCCCGGCACGCCGCTCCCCGGCACGCTACTTCTCGGCACGCCGCTCCTCGGCACGCCGCTGCCGGTCCCTGTCCCGACCGAGGACGATCCGGTGGCGCTGGCGGCGCTCCTCGAGACGCTCGACCGGCTGATGCATGAGAAGCGACACTTCCCGCCGGTCCTCGAGGGGCTCGCGGCGACGGCGACCGCCGACGAGCGAGGAAATCTCTCCGCGCGGCAGCTCGCCCAGACCGTGCTCAAGGACGGGACCTCGTCGCGCAAGCTCCTCGGTCTGCTCAACGCCGCGTACTTCGGGCGGCACGGTGGACGCATCCGCAGCCTCTCGCGCGCCGTGGTCATGCTGGGCTACGAGCCGGTGCGCACGGCGGCCGTCGGAGCGGCGCTCTTTCCGGCCCTCGGGACGCGCGCCGAGGAGCTGACGGACAGCGCCGTGCACGGGCTGCTCGTGGCGCTCGCGGCGCAGCTCCTGGCCCCGCAGGTGGGCCTGACCGTCCACGAAGAGGCCTTCCTCGTGGGGCTCTTCTCGAACCTCGGGAGGCACCTGATCCTGCACTACCTGCCCGAGCGTCACGCGGAGGTGCGCCGCCGCATGGGCGCGCAGCGTCTCGACGAGACGGCGGCCGCGCGGCTCGTGCTCGGGGCCTCGTTCGAGGCGGTGAGCGTGGGCATGGCCTCGAGGTGGCGCCTGCCCGCACCTCTCGTGGAGGGGATGCGGAGCCTGCCACCGGAGGAGCTCGAGCGGGCCGACGAGACGCTCCGGCTGCGCGCAGTGGTGGGTTTTGCGCGCGAGCTGGTCTCGAGCCTGGGCGCCCCGCCCGGCGAGCAGACGGCCCAGACCTTCGACGCGCTCCTCGCACGCTACCGCGCGGCGCTCGGCGTGGACGCGCCCGCGGTGCTCAAGCTGGTGAGTCTCTCGCTCCGGGTCTTGCACGAGCGCACGGCCCAGGTGGTGGACCTGGACTGGGGAGCCTCGCGGCTCGTGAAGCGCGCGGGGGCCTGGCTGGCCCAGCGCCAGGCCGAGAGCGAACGCACTGCCGCGCCAACCCCCACGCCGCGGCCGGGTGCTACCGAGGGCGCGCGTCACGCGGCCAGCCGGGCCACGGTGCTGCACGAGGGGCTCGGGCAGATCGCCGAGGCCGTGCGCACCTCCGCCCCCGTCGAGGGGACCCTGGGCCTGATCCTGGACACGGCGTATCACGGGCTGACCTTCGGCCGGGTGGTCCTCTTTCTGCTCACGGCCGACCGGTCGGCGCTCCTCGCGCGGGGGGGACGGGGTGAGGGGGTCGAGGCCCTCCTCGGTCAGCTGGCCGTGCCCGTGGATCCGCGCGGCGGGGACCTCTTCTCCAGGGCGATCCTCGAGCAGCGGGACGTGGTGGTGGAAGACTGCCGGGATCCCCAACAGGCGCGCGCGATCCCCAACTGGTATCGAAACACCTTCGATGCGCAGGCCTTTCTCGCCTACCCGATCGTCGTGACCATGCGTCCGATGGGGCTGCTCTACGCCGATTGCCCCGCGCTGCGGCGCCAGGAGCTGCCCTTCTTTGACAAGCTGCGTAATCAGGCCGTGGCCGCCCTGCGCGGTCTGCGCCGTTCCTGA
- a CDS encoding alpha/beta hydrolase: MPLRGIEQRRITSFDGTSIAYQVRGDGPAIVLSNGLGGSFAAWRHQYSLFGPHYKVLSWDYRGLYRSARPASLGALSVPDQVRDLELVLAAEGVERAVFVGWSMGVQVNFEYYRRRPDQFAGLVVLNGTFGRPFETAFGAPGVRLLIPMLLSAMRRGAPLVEQGARAAVGWNGLIPAIQRLGLVSHTLDHQVFHDLAKEFSSLDFEVYAETMRFLGQHDAEDVLGRIAVPTLVLTGSKDVMTPVKTARRMIEAIPRAELVVLKGGTHYTAVEFPDLVNQHLRRYLGQLDYGPLATRG, encoded by the coding sequence ATGCCCCTCCGCGGAATCGAGCAGCGTCGCATCACGAGCTTCGACGGGACCTCCATCGCGTACCAGGTGCGCGGCGACGGACCGGCGATCGTCCTCTCGAACGGCCTCGGCGGCTCGTTCGCCGCCTGGCGCCACCAGTACAGCCTCTTCGGCCCGCACTACAAGGTCCTCTCCTGGGACTACCGGGGGCTCTACCGCTCGGCGCGGCCGGCCTCGCTCGGCGCGCTCTCGGTGCCGGACCAGGTGCGCGACCTGGAACTCGTGCTCGCCGCGGAAGGCGTGGAGCGCGCCGTCTTCGTCGGCTGGTCGATGGGCGTGCAGGTGAACTTCGAATACTACCGCCGCCGCCCGGACCAGTTCGCGGGGCTCGTGGTGCTGAACGGCACCTTCGGGCGCCCGTTCGAGACCGCCTTCGGCGCCCCCGGCGTGCGCCTCCTCATCCCCATGCTCCTCTCCGCGATGCGCAGGGGGGCTCCGCTCGTCGAGCAGGGGGCACGAGCCGCCGTGGGCTGGAACGGGCTGATTCCGGCGATCCAGCGCCTGGGCCTGGTGAGCCACACGCTCGATCATCAGGTCTTTCACGACCTGGCCAAGGAGTTCTCGAGCCTGGACTTCGAGGTCTACGCCGAGACGATGCGCTTTCTCGGCCAGCACGACGCCGAGGACGTGCTCGGGCGCATCGCCGTGCCGACGCTGGTGCTCACAGGCTCGAAGGACGTGATGACGCCGGTGAAGACCGCGCGCCGGATGATCGAGGCTATTCCGCGGGCCGAGCTCGTGGTGCTGAAGGGGGGCACGCACTACACCGCGGTGGAGTTCCCGGACCTCGTGAACCAGCACCTGCGGCGCTACCTCGGCCAGCTCGACTACGGGCCGCTCGCCACGCGCGGCTGA